A section of the Burkholderia mallei ATCC 23344 genome encodes:
- the motA gene encoding flagellar motor stator protein MotA encodes MLIFVGTLVTLLSVFGGYALAGGHLGALVQPVEILMIVGAGVGAFIIGNGIKTIKATLRVLPTLFKGSKYNKDIYMELMALLYVLLAKARKEGTLTLEADIDDPEKSPIFTQYPKILADHHIVEFLTDYLRLMVGGNMNAFEIESLMDEEIETHHAEGEGPAHALMRVGDAMPAFGIVAAVMGVVHTMASADKPPAVLGAMIAQALVGTFLGILLSYGLIGPLASLAEQRVAESTKMFQCIKVTILASLNGYAPAIAVEFGRKVLFSTERPSFAELEEHVRRVKAK; translated from the coding sequence GTGCTGATTTTCGTGGGAACTCTCGTGACCTTGTTGTCCGTGTTCGGCGGCTACGCGCTGGCGGGCGGGCACCTGGGCGCGCTCGTGCAACCCGTCGAGATCCTGATGATCGTCGGCGCGGGCGTCGGCGCGTTCATCATCGGCAACGGCATCAAGACGATCAAGGCGACGCTGCGCGTGCTGCCCACGCTGTTCAAGGGCTCGAAGTACAACAAGGACATCTACATGGAGCTGATGGCGCTCCTGTACGTGTTGCTCGCGAAGGCGCGCAAGGAAGGCACGCTCACGCTCGAGGCGGACATCGACGATCCCGAGAAGAGCCCGATCTTCACCCAGTATCCGAAGATCCTCGCCGACCATCACATCGTCGAATTCCTGACCGACTACCTGCGCCTGATGGTGGGCGGCAACATGAACGCGTTCGAGATCGAAAGCCTGATGGACGAGGAGATCGAGACGCACCACGCGGAAGGCGAAGGCCCCGCGCACGCGCTGATGCGCGTCGGCGACGCGATGCCGGCGTTCGGGATCGTCGCCGCGGTGATGGGCGTCGTCCACACGATGGCCTCCGCCGACAAGCCGCCCGCGGTGCTGGGCGCGATGATCGCGCAGGCGCTCGTCGGCACGTTCCTCGGCATTCTGCTGTCGTACGGCCTGATCGGCCCGCTCGCGAGCCTCGCGGAGCAACGCGTGGCCGAGTCGACCAAGATGTTCCAGTGCATCAAGGTGACGATCCTCGCGAGCCTAAACGGCTATGCGCCCGCGATCGCCGTCGAGTTCGGCCGCAAGGTGCTGTTCTCGACCGAGCGTCCGTCGTTCGCCGAGCTCGAGGAGCACGTGCGCCGCGTGAAGGCGAAGTGA